The following coding sequences lie in one Vidua chalybeata isolate OUT-0048 chromosome 16, bVidCha1 merged haplotype, whole genome shotgun sequence genomic window:
- the INTS1 gene encoding integrator complex subunit 1 isoform X2, whose translation MNRPKAAAVRRPSAVPKPSAHPPPGDFIALGSKGQSGEGKAAVTLLKPAPPGLPSERKRDAAAALAGPAGLPGLTKRPKLSSTPPLSALGRLAEAAVAEKRAISPSIKEPSVIPIEVVPTVLLDEIEAAEAEGNDDRIEGVLCGAVKQLKMNRAKPDTTLYLSLMYLAKIKPNIFATEGVIEALCSLLRRDASINFKAKGNSLVSVLACNLLMAAYEEDENWPEIFVKVYIEDSLGERIWVDSPHCKTFVDNIQTAFNTKMPPKTMLLHGEVGRSGGDLSAGSSPHPSMTEEEDSQSELLIAEEKMSPEQAGQLMPRYEDLAESVEEYVLDMLRDQLNRRQPMDNVSRNLLRLLTATCGYKEVRQMAVQRLEMWLQNPKLTKPAQDLLMSVCMNCNTHSSEDMEVISNLIKIRLKPKVLLNHYMLCVRELLNAHRDNLGTTIKFVIFNELSNARNPNNMQILYTVLQHSSEQAPKYLAMVFQDLLTTKDDYLRASRALLREIIKQTKHEINFQAFCLGLMQERKEALYAEMEFKERFVIHITDLLAVSMMLGITAQVKEAGIAWDKGEKKNLEVLRSFQNQIAAIQRDAVWWLHTVVPSISKLAPKDYVHCLHKVLFTEQPETYYKWDNWPPESDRNFFLRLCSEVPILEDTLMRILVIGLSRDLPLGPADAMELADHLVKRAAAVQADDVEVLRVERIQLIDAVLNLCTYHHPENIQLPPGYQPPNLAISTLYWKAWPLLLVVAAFNPENIGLAAWEEYPSLKMLMEMVMTNNYSYPQCTLTDEETRTEMINRELQISQREKQEILAFEGHLAAASTKQTITESSSLLLSQLTSLDPQGPPRRPPPHVLEQVKSLNQSLRLGHLLCRSRHPDFLLNIIQRQASSQSMPWLADLVQSSEGSLDVLPVQCLCEFLLHDAADESTSGEEEEEGESKDQRAKKRQRQQKQRQLLGRLQDLLLGPKADEQTTCEVLDYFLRRLSSSQVASRVLAMKGLSLVLSEGGMRDGEEKDHPMEEDSGDSELLQGYQWLLRDLPRLPLFDSVRATTALALQQAIHMETDPQTISAYLVYLSQHAPVEEQGQHNDLALDVARLIVERSTIMSHLFSKLSYSAESDAVLVALLSIFSRYIKRMRQSKEGEEVYSWSESQDQVFLRWTSGETATMHILVVHAMVILLTLGPPQGDGDFYTLLDIWFPEKKPLPTAFLVDTSEEALLLPDWLKLRMIRSEVPRLVDAALQDLEPQQLLLFVQSFGIPVSSMSKLLQYLDQAVSHDPQTLEQNIMDKNYMAHLVEVQHERGATGGQTFHSLLTASLPARRDSAETARSKSSPENSQSQSRIRALSQVRVVGPEDDLAGILLQLFPLTPDPRWQNSSLRPLALALQQSLGQELAHIRQGAKPESGVTASGVTASGVTASGVTARLLQAVAALLNSAHSGALVMAMHRHHFISCPLMRQLYQYHRSMPQDTAFSSLFFKVLMQMLQWLENPAVEDGPLRAQLKAFAVQYSSRHRISDVRGGFLHLTEALSFRRDPDLISSTVCAIIATLKSGEKCNVEPELISKVLQGLIETHSPYLEELLTVLFSATVETKCPAVKPIAVVCSLLLQDKEETPVKQEVESCSAESAWPGPASGLLNDWLEMLDPEVISSCPDLQQKLLFSWNKAGSQVPSFRPYLLALLTHQSSWSTLHQCIRLLLGRNREQRFDPTASLDFLWACIHIPRIWQGRDQRTPQKRREEFVLHLKASELISMVELILAEAETRYQNTDEASCTLIQSRLPLLLSCSHGDLENVKKVTEYLTSCIQQWGSSSVGKCCQDLLLQIYLQLPELLVPMPEMLLTSEGARDSSTCKLDALVHRFINLLADTSDSKSSESRVWDANMACRKLAVAHPILLLRHLPMIAALLHGRVHLNFQEFRQQNHLTFFIHVLGILELLQPQVFQNEHQAALWDCLLSFIRLLLNYRKSSRHLAAFISKFVQFIHKYITCNAQAAVSFLQKHSDPLHDLSSDNSDLAMLKSLLAGLSLPSKSGILDRGSDEEKDDEAAAGSLPLVSVSLFTPLTPAEMAPYMKRLSRGQTVEDILEVLTDIDEMSRRRPEILAFFATNLQKLMSSSEDSCRNLAFSLALRSIQNNPSIAADFLPTYMYCLGSRDFEVVQTALRNLPEYTLLCQEHAAVLLHRAFLVGMYGQIDTSSQISEALKILHMEAMI comes from the exons ATGAACCGGCCCAAGGCGGCGGCAGTGCGGCGGCCCAGCGCCGTGCCCAAGCCCTCCG CGCACCCGCCGCCCGGAGACTTCATCGCGCTGGGCTCCAAGGGGCAGAGCGGCGAGGGCAAGGCCGCCGTCACGCTGCTGAAGCCGGCGCCGCCCGGGCTGCCCTCGGAGCGCAAGCGGGACGCGGCCGCCGCCTTggcgggcccggcggggctgccCGGGCTGACCAAGCGCCCCAAGCTCTCCTCCACGCCGCCCCTCAGCGCCCTGGGACGCCTGGCAGAGGCGGCCGTGGCGGAGAAAAGAGCCATCTCGCCCTCCATCAAGGAGCCGTCCGTCATCCCCATCGAAG TCGTCCCCACGGTGCTGCTGGATGAGATtgaggcagcagaggcagaaggcAACGATGACCGTATTGAGGGGGTGCTGTGTGGAGCTGTGAAGCAGCTGAAGATGAACAGAGCCAAACCTGACACCACTCTCTACCTGAGCCTCATGTACCTGGCAAAAATCAAACCCAACATATTTGCCACCGAAGGGGTTATTGAG GCATTATGCAGCCTACTCCGAAGAGATGCCTCCATCAATTTTAAAGCCAAAGGGAATAGTCTTGTGTCTGTCTTGGCATGCAACCTTCTCATGGCAGCTTATGAAGAGGATGAGAACTGGCCAGAGATCTTTGTCAAG gtttACATTGAGGACTCCCTTGGGGAGCGCATCTGGGTGGACAGCCCTCACTGCAAGACATTTGTGGATAACATCCAGACAGCTTTTAACACAAAGATGCCTCCTAAGACCATGCTCTTGCATGGAGAAGTTGGACGTAGTGGAGGGGACCTTAGTGCTG GGAGTAGCCCACACCCTTCCATGACAGAGGAGGAGGACAGCCAGAGTGAGCTGCTGAttgcagaggagaaaatgagCCCAGAGCAGGCGGGCCAGCTCATGCCCAG GTATGAAGACCTTGCAGAGAGTGTGGAGGAGTATGTCCTAGACATGCTTCGGGACCAGCTGAACCGGCGCCAGCCCATGGACAATGTCTCCAGGAACCTCCTGCGGCTGCTGACGGCAACCTGTGGCTACAAAGAGGTGCGTCAGATGGCTGTGCAGAGGCTGGAGATGTGGCTGCAGAATCCAAAG TTGACCAAGCCAGCTCAGGACTTGCTGATGTCAGTCTGTATGAACTGTAACACCCACAGCTCAGAGGACATGGAAGTTATCTCCAACCTGATCAAAATTCGTCTCAAGCCAAAAGTCCTTCTCAACCATTACATGCTGTGTGTCAG AGAGCTGCTGAATGCACACAGGGATAACCTAGGCACCACCATTAAGTTTGTGATTTTCAATGAACTATCAAATGCAAGAAATCCCAACAATATGCAGATCCTGTATACTGTgcttcagcacagctcagagcaagcTCCAAAG TACCTGGCAATGGTGTTCCAGGACCTGTTGACCACCAAGGATGATTATCTGCGAGCTTCACGGGCTTTGCTGAGGGAGATCATCAAACAGACAAAGCACGAGATCAACTTCCAGGCCTTCTGCCTGGGTCTCATGCAGGAGCGGAAGGAGGCCCTGTATGCAGAGATGGAGTTCAAG gaGCGGTTTGTCATTCACATAACCGACCTGCTAGCTGTCTCCATGATGCTGGGTATCACAGCCCAGGTGAAGGAGGCTGGAATTGCTTGggacaaaggagagaaaaaga ACCTGGAAGTGCTGCGCTCTTTCCAGAACCAAATTGCTGCTATCCAACGTGATGCTGTCTGGTGGCTGCATACAGTTGTTCCATCTATCAGCAAGCTGGCTCCAAAGGACTATGTGCACTG CCTCCACAAGGTGCTCTtcacagagcagccagaaaCCTACTACAAATGGGACAACTGGCCCCCTGAGAGTGACCGCAA CTTCTTCCTTCGCCTGTGCTCCGAGGTGCCCATCCTGGAGGACACGCTGATGCGCATCCTTGTGATCGGATTGTCGCGGGACCTGCCCCTGGGCCCCGCCGATGCCATGGAGCTCGCCGACCACTTGGTGAAgagggctgcagctgtgcaggcagATG aTGTTGAGGTCCTGAGGGTAGAAAGAATCCAGCTGATCGATGCAGTCTTAAATCTGTGCACTTATCACCATCCAGAGAATATCCAGCTACCTCCAGG ATACCAGCCTCCAAATCTAGCTATTTCTACTCTCTACTGGAAAGCCTGGCCTCTCCTGCTAGTAGTGGCTGCATTCAATCCTGAAAATATTG GTCTGGCTGCATGGGAGGAGTACCCCTCTCTAAAGATGCTCATGGAAATGGTCATGACCAA taatTATTCCTATCCTCAATGTACCTTGACGGATGAGGAGACACGCACAGAGATGATTAATCGTGAACTTCAAATCtcccagagagaaaaacaggagaTTCTTGCATTTGAGGGTCATCTGGCAGCTGcatccacaaaacaaacaattacagaaagcagcagcctctTGCTGTCCCAGCTGACAAGTCTGGACCCTCA GGGCCCCCCTCGCAGACCTCCACCACATGTCCTGGAGCAGGTGAAAAGCCTGAACCAATCTCTTCGCTTGGGCCACCTTCTGTGTCGCAGTCGCCATCCTGACTTTCTTCTCAACATCATCCAAAGACAG GCCTCATCACAGTCAATGCCATGGCTGGCAGATCTGGTTCAGTCCAGTGAGGGCTCATTGGATGTCCTGCCCGTGCAGTGTCTTTGTGAGTTCCTGCTTCATGATGCTGCCGATGAATCGACCTCaggtgaagaagaagaggagggtgAGAGTAAGGACCAGCGTGCCAAGAAACGCCAG AGACAACAGAAACAAAGGCAGTTGCTTGGACGCTTGCAAGACTTGCTGTTGGGACCCAAAGCGGATGAACAGACAACCTGCGAGGTGCTTGACTACTTCCTGCGGCGCCTGAGCTCCTCCCAGGTGGCTTCCCGGGTCCTGGCCATGAAG GGCCTGTCCTTGGTGCTGTCAGAAGGAGGAATGCGtgatggggaggagaaggatCACCCCATGGAAGAAGACTCTGGTgattctgagctgctgcagggataTCAGTGGCTGCTGAGAGACCTCCCGAGGCTGCCACTGTTTGACAGTGTGAGAGCCACGACAGCTCTGGCCTTGCAGCAG GCCATCCACATGGAGACAGATCCCCAGACCATCAGTGCTTACCTGGTGTACCTCTCCCAGCATGCCCCAgtggaggagcagggacagcacaacGACCTTGCTCTG gatGTCGCCCGGCTGATCGTGGAGCGCTCCACCATCATGTCCCACCTGTTCTCCAAGCTCTCCTACAGTGCTGAGTCAGATGCAGTGCTCGTGGCTCTGCTCTCCATCTTCTCCCGCTACATCAAGCGCATGCGGCAGAGCAAGGAGGGCGAGGAGGTGTACAGCTGG TCAGAGTCCCAGGATCAGGTGTTCCTTCGTTGGACTAGTGGGGAAACAGCCACCATGCACATCCTTGTGGTCCATGCCATGGTTATTCTCCTGACACTGGGGCCACCTCAAG GGGATGGTGATTTTTACACCTTACTGGATATATGGTTCCCGGAGAAAAAGCCCCTTCCTACTGCTTTTCTGGTTGACACCTCCGAggaggctctgctgctccccgaCTGGCTGAAGCTGCGGATGATCCGCTCCGAGGTCCCACGGCTCGTGGATGCAG CCCTGCAGGACCtggagccacagcagctgcttctctttGTTCAGTCCTTTGGAATCCCAGTTTCCAGCATGAGCAAACTTCTGCAGTACCTGGATCAGGCAGTATCTCATGACCCACAGACGCTGGAGCAGAACATCATGGACAAGA aCTACATGGCTCATCTTGTGGAGGTTCAACATGAGAGAGGAGCAACAGGAGGCCAGACTTTCCACTCCCTGCTTACTGCCTCCTTACCAGCCCGCCGAG ACAGTGCTGAGACTGCAAGGTCAAAATCTAGTCCTGAAAACTCTCAAAGTCAAAGTCGGATCCGGGCCTTGAGCCAGGTCCGTGTTGTGGGCCCAGAAGATGACCTGGCAGGCATCTTGCTGCAG CTTTTCCCACTGACCCCGGACCCGCGGTGGCAGAACTCCAGCCTGCGGCCACtggccctggcactgcagcagtcgctggggcaggagctggcccaCATCCGCCAAGGGGCCAAGCCAGAGAGCGGGGTCACGGCCAGCGGGGTCACGGCCAGCGGGGTCACGGCCAGCGGGGTCACGGCGCGGCTGCTGCAGGCCGTGGCTGCGCTGCTCAACTCCGCACACAGCGGCGCCCTGGTCATGGCCATGCACCGCCACCACTTCATCTCCTGCCCCCTCATGCGCCAGCTCTACCAGTACCAC CGCTCCATGCCACAGGACACTGCCTTCTCCTCGCTCTTCTTCAAAGTGCTCATGCAGATGCTGCAGTGGTTGGAGAACCCCGCGGTGGAAGATGGTCCCCTGCGAGCTCAGCTGAAGGCCTTTGCTGTGCAATACTCCTCAAGGCACAGGATCAGTGATG TGCGAGGTGGCTTCTTGCACCTCACGGAAGCACTTTCTTTCCGTCGTGACCCGGACTTGATCAGCTCCACAGTCTGTGCCATCATTGCAACCCTGAAATCAGGAGAGAAGTGTAATGTGGAGCCAGAGCTCATCAGCAAAG TCCTTCAAGGTCTGATTGAAACCCACTCTCCATACCTGGAGGAGCTCCTGACCGTCCTCTTCTCAGCTACTGTTGAGACCAAGTGTCCTGCCGTGAAACCAATTGCTGTGGTGTGCTCCTTGTTGCTCCAGGACAAAGAAGAAACACCAGTAAAGCAGGAGGTGGAGAGTTGCAG TGCTGAATCAGCTTGGCCAGGGCCTGCCTCTGGCCTTCTCAATGACTGGCTGGAGATGTTGGACCCCGAGGTCATCAGCAGCTGCCCTGATCTACAGCAGAAGCTACTGTTCTCCTGGAACAAA GCAGGGTCCCAGGTGCCCTCCTTCCGCCCATACCTCTTGGCTCTTCTGACTCACCAGTCCAGCTGGAGCACACTGCACCAGTGCATCAGGCTTCTGCTTGGCAGGAACAGGGAGCAAAG GTTTGACCCAACTGCATCCTTGGATTTCTTGTGGGCCTGTATTCACATTCCTCGGATCTGGCAGGGAAGGGACCAGAGAACTCCTCAG AAGCGCCGTGAGGAATTTGTGCTCCACCTGAAGGCATCAGAACTGATCAGCATGGTGGAGCTGATCCTGGCTGAGGCAGAGACCAGATACCAGAACACTGATGAGGCCTCCTGCACACTCATCCAGTCTCGACTGCCCTTGCTGCTCAGTTGTTCTCATGGAGACCTTGAGAATGTCAAAAAAGTAACAGAATATTTGACCAGCTGCATCCAGCAGTGGGGAAGCAG CTCTGTGGGGAAATGCTGCCAGGACCTTCTGCTGCAGATATACCTGCAACTACCTGAGCTCCTTGTGCCTATGCCTGAGATGCTTCTTACCAGTGAAGGAGCCAGAGACAGCAGCACTTGCAAG cttgATGCCCTGGTTCACAGATTCATTAACCTCCTCGCAGACACCAGTGACTCCAAGTCATCCGAAAGCCGCGTGTGGGATGCCAATATGGCCTGCAGGAAGTTGGCTGTGGCTCATCCCATCCTCCTCCTTAG GCACTTGCCAATGattgcagcactgctgcacGGCCGCGTTCACCTCAATTTCCAGGAATTCAGGCAGCAGAACCACTTGACCTTCTTCATCCATGTCCTGGggatcctggagctgctccagccgcAGGTGTTTCAGAACGAGCACCAGGCGGCACTCTGGGACTGTCTCCTGTCCTTCATCCGTCTGCTGCTG AACTACAGAAAGTCCTCACGGCACCTGGCTGCCTTCATCAGCAAGTTTGTCCAGTTTATCCACAAGTACATCACGTGCAATGCCCAGGCAGCTGTCTCCTTCTTGCAGAAGCACTCGGATCCACTCCA TGACCTGTCATCAGACAACAGTGACCTAGCAATGCTGAAGtccctcctggctgggctgaGTCTGCCTAGTAAGAGTGGCATCTTGGACAGGGGCTCTGATGAAGAGAAGGATG atgaagcagctgctggctctctCCCCCTGGTCAGCGTGTCCCTCTTCACTCCCCTCACGCCGGCTGAAATGGCCCCGTATATGAAGAGGCTCTCCAGAGGCCAGACAGTGGAGG ACATCCTGGAGGTGCTGACAGACATCGATGAGATGTCCAGACGGAGGCCAGAAATTCTTGCCTTTTTTGCT ACAAACCTGCAGAAGCTGATGAGTTCATCAGAGGATTCCTGCCGAAACCTGGCCTTCAGCCTGGCTTTGCGCTCCATCCAGAACAACCCCAG CATTGCTGCAGATTTCCTGCCCACCTACATGTACTGCCTCGGCAGCCGAGACTTCGAGGTGGTGCAGACAGCACTGAGGAACCTGCCTGAATACACCCTCCTCTGCCAAG aGCATGCAGCAGTTCTGCTGCACAGGGCCTTCCTGGTGGGCATGTACGGCCAGATCGACACCAGCTCTCAGATCTCAGAGGCCTTGAAGATTCTGCACATGGAGGCCATGATATGA